From one Streptomyces sp. ICC1 genomic stretch:
- a CDS encoding PadR family transcriptional regulator → MSIRHGLLALLERGPRYGSQLRTEFESRTGSTWPLNVGQVYTTLARLERDGLVAPGGEDTAGHTLYAITETGRSELREWFERPVDRANPPRDELAIKLAMAVGAPGVNIRAVIQAQRHATVQAMQDYTRLKAQALTAIETGRGGERDDIAWLLVLEQLIFQTEAEARWLDHCESRLVRLAAGRELAPAEAEPPDHRDPGRPAAATAVPTTTPTTTTTTDRTPPRTARSRRG, encoded by the coding sequence ATGTCGATCCGCCACGGCCTTCTCGCCCTGCTGGAACGGGGCCCCCGGTACGGCTCCCAGCTGCGCACCGAGTTCGAATCACGCACCGGTTCCACCTGGCCGCTCAACGTCGGGCAGGTGTACACCACCCTCGCGCGCCTGGAGCGCGACGGCCTCGTCGCACCCGGCGGCGAGGACACGGCCGGACACACCCTCTACGCCATCACCGAGACCGGGCGGTCCGAACTGCGCGAGTGGTTCGAGCGCCCCGTCGACCGGGCCAACCCGCCCCGCGACGAACTCGCCATCAAGCTCGCCATGGCCGTCGGCGCCCCCGGCGTGAACATCCGCGCCGTCATCCAGGCCCAGCGGCACGCCACCGTCCAGGCCATGCAGGACTACACCCGGCTCAAGGCCCAGGCGCTCACCGCCATCGAGACCGGGCGCGGCGGCGAGCGCGACGACATCGCCTGGCTGCTGGTCCTGGAACAGCTGATCTTCCAGACCGAGGCCGAGGCCCGCTGGCTCGACCACTGCGAGTCCCGGCTCGTCCGGCTCGCCGCCGGCCGGGAGCTCGCACCGGCCGAGGCCGAGCCGCCCGACCACCGGGACCCCGGCCGGCCGGCCGCCGCCACCGCCGTCCCCACCACCACCCCGACCACGACCACGACCACCGACCGGACTCCGCCCCGTACCGCCCGCTCGCGGCGGGGCTGA
- a CDS encoding NAD(P)H-quinone oxidoreductase, which translates to MHAITIEQPGGPDALVWGEAPDPVAGDGEVLVEVAASAVNRADVLQRQGFYAPPPGASPHPGLECSGRISAIGPGVSGWSVGDEVCALLAGGGYAQKVAVPAGQLLPVPAGVDLVTAAALPEVVTTVWSNVFMVAGLRPGETLLVHGGSSGIGTMAIQLAKAVGARVAVTAGGKEKLARCAELGADILIDYREQDFVEEVRAATGGAGADVILDIMGAKYLTRNVEALAVNGRLAIIGLQGGVKAELNLGALLAKRAAITATTLRARPLEEKAAIVAAVREHVWPLVGSGRIHPVVHATYPMAQAPEAHRVLESSAHVGKILLTL; encoded by the coding sequence ATGCATGCGATCACCATCGAACAGCCCGGCGGTCCCGACGCCCTGGTGTGGGGCGAAGCGCCCGATCCGGTGGCCGGGGACGGCGAAGTCCTCGTCGAGGTCGCGGCCAGCGCCGTGAACCGCGCCGACGTCCTGCAGCGGCAGGGGTTCTACGCCCCTCCGCCCGGGGCCTCGCCCCATCCCGGCCTGGAGTGCTCCGGGCGGATCTCCGCGATCGGCCCCGGGGTCTCGGGCTGGTCGGTCGGCGACGAGGTGTGCGCGCTGCTGGCCGGCGGCGGCTACGCGCAGAAGGTCGCCGTCCCGGCGGGCCAGCTGCTGCCCGTTCCGGCGGGCGTGGACCTGGTGACGGCGGCGGCGCTCCCGGAGGTCGTCACGACGGTCTGGTCCAACGTGTTCATGGTCGCGGGGCTGCGCCCCGGCGAGACCCTGCTGGTGCACGGCGGGTCGAGCGGCATCGGGACCATGGCGATCCAGCTGGCCAAGGCGGTCGGCGCACGGGTCGCGGTGACGGCGGGCGGCAAGGAGAAGCTGGCGCGCTGCGCGGAGCTGGGCGCGGACATCCTGATCGACTACCGCGAGCAGGACTTCGTGGAGGAGGTCCGGGCGGCCACCGGCGGCGCCGGGGCGGACGTGATCCTGGACATCATGGGCGCCAAGTACCTGACGCGGAACGTGGAGGCGCTGGCCGTCAACGGGCGCCTCGCGATCATCGGGCTCCAGGGCGGGGTCAAGGCGGAGCTCAACCTGGGCGCCCTGCTGGCCAAGCGCGCGGCGATCACCGCCACCACGCTGCGGGCGCGTCCGCTGGAGGAGAAGGCGGCCATCGTCGCGGCCGTACGGGAGCACGTGTGGCCCCTGGTCGGGTCGGGCCGGATCCACCCGGTGGTGCACGCGACGTACCCGATGGCGCAGGCGCCCGAGGCCCACCGCGTCCTGGAGTCCAGTGCGCACGTGGGCAAGATCCTGCTGACGCTCTGA
- a CDS encoding NTP transferase domain-containing protein, whose translation MTYDAIVLAGGAARRLGGADKPGLLVGGRPLLDRVLDACADARTTVVVGGRRPTARPVQWAREDPPGGGPLAALDAGLRRLPPRDGGLDVARDEGLVVVLSADLPFLDRDTVRALLDAPGGDGALLRDPDGRDQPLVAAYRAEPLRREIALLAAEHGSVTGLPLRALTAELELAHVTAAAPLASFDCDTWDDLAAARARIREHGTVLESWITAAKAELGIDVDVDITVLLDLARDAAHGVARPAAPLTTFLVGYAAARAEAAGADPAEAVAEASRKVADLALRWAAEAAESAGAEETGSG comes from the coding sequence ATGACGTACGACGCCATCGTCCTGGCCGGCGGCGCCGCGCGGCGACTGGGCGGGGCCGACAAGCCCGGCCTGCTCGTCGGCGGCCGCCCCCTCCTCGACCGCGTCCTCGACGCCTGCGCCGACGCGCGGACCACCGTCGTCGTCGGCGGCCGCAGGCCGACCGCCCGGCCCGTCCAGTGGGCCCGGGAGGACCCGCCCGGCGGCGGCCCCCTGGCCGCGCTGGACGCCGGGCTGCGCCGCCTGCCGCCGCGGGACGGGGGGCTGGACGTCGCCCGGGACGAGGGGCTGGTCGTCGTGCTCTCCGCCGATCTGCCGTTCCTGGACCGCGACACGGTCCGGGCCCTGCTCGACGCGCCCGGCGGCGACGGGGCCCTGCTCCGGGATCCGGACGGCCGCGACCAGCCCCTCGTCGCCGCGTACCGGGCGGAGCCGCTGCGTAGGGAAATCGCCCTGCTGGCGGCCGAGCACGGCTCCGTGACCGGCCTCCCGCTCCGCGCCCTCACCGCCGAACTCGAGCTCGCGCACGTCACCGCGGCCGCGCCGCTCGCCTCCTTCGACTGCGACACCTGGGACGATCTCGCCGCCGCTCGCGCCCGGATCAGGGAGCATGGAACCGTGCTGGAATCATGGATCACCGCTGCCAAGGCCGAGCTGGGCATCGACGTCGACGTCGACATCACGGTGCTGCTCGACCTCGCCCGTGACGCCGCCCACGGCGTCGCCCGGCCCGCCGCCCCGCTGACCACCTTCCTGGTCGGCTACGCGGCGGCCCGCGCCGAAGCCGCCGGCGCCGACCCCGCCGAGGCCGTCGCCGAGGCCTCCCGCAAGGTTGCCGACCTGGCCCTGCGCTGGGCCGCGGAGGCCGCCGAGAGCGCCGGCGCCGAAGAGACCGGGTCCGGATGA
- a CDS encoding bacterial proteasome activator family protein, with translation MEMPRSERSQDSPPHGLIVGQDGMPVGGADDESREVPVTEMVEQPAKVMRIGSMIKQLLEEVRAAPLDEASRVRLKDIHAASVKELEDGLAPELVEELERLSLPFTEEAIPSEAELRIAQAQLVGWLEGLFHGIQTALFAQQMAARAQLEQMRRALPPGSSHEDDEDGPHGAVRSGPYL, from the coding sequence ATGGAGATGCCGAGGAGTGAACGGTCGCAGGACAGCCCCCCGCACGGCCTGATCGTGGGGCAGGACGGGATGCCGGTCGGCGGCGCCGATGACGAGTCGCGCGAGGTCCCGGTGACGGAGATGGTCGAACAGCCCGCCAAGGTCATGCGGATCGGCAGCATGATCAAGCAACTCCTGGAAGAGGTACGCGCCGCACCTCTGGACGAGGCCAGCCGGGTCCGTCTCAAGGACATCCACGCGGCATCGGTGAAGGAGCTGGAGGACGGTCTGGCTCCCGAGCTCGTCGAGGAACTGGAGCGGCTCTCCCTGCCCTTCACCGAGGAGGCGATCCCCTCCGAGGCGGAACTGCGGATCGCCCAGGCCCAGTTGGTGGGCTGGCTGGAGGGCCTGTTCCACGGCATCCAGACGGCCCTGTTCGCGCAGCAGATGGCGGCGCGGGCCCAACTGGAGCAGATGCGCCGCGCCCTGCCCCCCGGCTCCTCCCACGAGGACGACGAGGACGGCCCGCACGGCGCGGTCCGCTCGGGCCCGTATCTCTAG
- a CDS encoding ABC transporter permease has product MISSYHSWIAAIRIARRDAWRSKGRSSLVLAMIALPIVGVSAVDLTVRSSQLSPEQRVERVLGAADAKVTDSEMGAAIYQSPDAQSYAPVGGYDKYERSAGGNRDELAKPTPELPAGAQSVKDSKSYGKVRTRFGILETELRETDAANPLVKGLWTLERGRLPQAAGEILATTAFLEESGYFVGSSVTPRESTTSYKIVGAYELPDALNQPQLLAPPGTLLAPLDRDLKAAGGQGLRAQDSHLVKVGGAGFTWDMVKQANAKQLLIESRVVLINPPADSEVPLYTEQPGDRWNPGGFVSATELAILSTVVGLAMLEICLLAGPAFAVGARRSRRQLGLVGANGGDRRHIRAIVLSGGLVIGAAAAVTGTVIGVALTIGLRPVLEDTIGQRFGGFDVRPLELLAIGLLAVLTGLLAAIVPAVNASRQTVLASLTGRRGVRRANRVLPVLGLLAIAGGAAIALFGSVSKMGSTVVAGGSAIAELGVVALTPTLVGMFGRAGRWLPLSPRLALRDAVRNRGRTAPAVAAVLAAVAGTVAVATYQHSKDVQARAEYSAHLPYGAGLIETNENSAFRDVTSMRELLSKELPVNVRADVDRLVVGRPGCSSYSSSPDCGRAEIIIPKEQRCPLYTAENGPSSFTPEQRRELRNDWRCADEPFGIRAPLVVADEKLLSVLAVEDPGAVAALKAGKAVSFKKQNVLADKVTVRLIMGRDEPVGGYAPGEPAPGQDKVFAAYQAPESAKGYGLELVLPASAAKGAAIETAPFGSYFTLDGGASSEQRQRLDGSLDKMGLDASVRIEKGYEGNDSLAMLALTVFAGLVTIGAAGIATGLAQADAEGDLKTLAAVGAPPRVRRTLSGFQCGVVALMGVVLGSAAGILPAVGLRLTERRAAADMIRTGIENGYTAASETVPYMPIAVPWATLAGLLVAVPLGAALLAALVTRSSGALARREV; this is encoded by the coding sequence GTGATCTCCTCGTACCACTCCTGGATCGCGGCCATCCGGATAGCCCGCCGCGACGCCTGGCGCTCCAAGGGCCGCAGCTCCCTCGTGCTGGCCATGATCGCCCTGCCGATCGTCGGCGTGAGCGCCGTCGACCTCACCGTGCGCAGCTCCCAGCTCTCCCCCGAGCAGCGCGTGGAGCGCGTGCTCGGCGCCGCCGACGCCAAGGTGACCGACTCCGAGATGGGCGCGGCCATCTACCAGAGTCCCGACGCCCAGAGCTACGCCCCGGTCGGCGGATACGACAAGTACGAGCGGAGCGCCGGCGGCAACCGGGACGAGCTCGCCAAGCCCACGCCCGAACTCCCCGCCGGAGCCCAGTCCGTCAAGGACAGCAAGTCCTACGGCAAGGTCCGCACCCGGTTCGGGATCCTGGAGACCGAGCTGCGGGAGACCGACGCGGCGAACCCGCTGGTCAAGGGCCTGTGGACGCTGGAGCGCGGCCGGCTGCCGCAAGCGGCGGGCGAGATCCTCGCCACCACCGCCTTCCTGGAGGAGTCCGGCTACTTCGTCGGCTCCAGCGTCACCCCGCGCGAGTCGACCACCTCGTACAAGATCGTGGGCGCCTACGAGCTGCCCGACGCCCTGAACCAGCCGCAGCTGCTCGCCCCTCCCGGCACCCTGCTCGCCCCGCTCGACCGGGACCTGAAGGCCGCCGGCGGCCAGGGACTGCGCGCCCAGGACAGCCACCTCGTGAAGGTGGGCGGCGCCGGCTTCACCTGGGACATGGTCAAGCAGGCCAACGCCAAGCAGCTGCTCATCGAATCGCGGGTCGTGCTGATCAACCCGCCGGCCGACTCCGAGGTGCCGCTCTACACGGAGCAGCCCGGCGACCGCTGGAACCCCGGCGGATTCGTCAGCGCCACCGAACTCGCCATCCTCTCCACCGTCGTCGGCCTGGCCATGCTGGAGATCTGCCTGCTGGCCGGACCCGCCTTCGCGGTGGGCGCCCGGCGCTCGCGCCGCCAGCTCGGCCTCGTCGGCGCCAACGGCGGCGACCGGCGGCACATCCGCGCCATCGTGCTCTCCGGCGGCCTCGTCATCGGCGCCGCGGCCGCCGTCACCGGCACCGTCATCGGCGTGGCCCTGACCATCGGGCTCCGGCCCGTGCTGGAAGACACGATCGGCCAGCGCTTCGGCGGCTTCGACGTCCGCCCGCTGGAACTCCTCGCCATCGGCCTGCTCGCCGTCCTGACCGGGCTGCTGGCCGCCATCGTCCCGGCCGTCAACGCCTCCCGGCAGACCGTGCTCGCCTCCCTCACCGGCCGCCGCGGCGTGCGCCGGGCCAACCGGGTGCTGCCCGTCCTCGGCCTGCTCGCCATCGCGGGCGGCGCGGCCATCGCCCTGTTCGGCTCCGTGTCCAAGATGGGCTCCACCGTCGTCGCCGGCGGCAGCGCCATCGCCGAGCTCGGCGTCGTCGCCCTCACCCCCACCCTGGTCGGCATGTTCGGGCGCGCCGGGCGCTGGCTGCCGCTGTCGCCCCGGCTCGCGCTGCGCGACGCCGTCCGCAACCGGGGGCGTACGGCTCCGGCCGTGGCCGCCGTGCTCGCCGCCGTCGCCGGCACCGTCGCGGTGGCCACGTACCAGCACAGCAAGGACGTGCAGGCGCGCGCCGAGTACAGCGCCCATCTGCCCTACGGGGCCGGGCTGATCGAGACCAACGAGAACTCCGCGTTCCGCGACGTCACCTCGATGCGCGAGCTCCTGTCGAAGGAACTCCCGGTCAACGTGCGGGCCGATGTGGACCGCCTCGTCGTCGGCAGGCCGGGCTGCTCCTCGTACTCCTCCAGCCCGGACTGCGGGCGGGCCGAGATCATCATCCCGAAGGAGCAGCGCTGCCCGCTCTACACGGCGGAGAACGGCCCCAGCTCCTTCACCCCGGAACAGCGCAGGGAACTGCGCAACGACTGGCGGTGCGCGGACGAGCCCTTCGGCATCCGGGCACCCCTGGTCGTCGCGGACGAGAAGCTGCTCTCCGTCCTGGCCGTCGAGGACCCGGGCGCGGTGGCCGCGCTGAAGGCGGGCAAGGCCGTCTCCTTCAAGAAGCAGAACGTGCTCGCCGACAAGGTCACCGTCCGGCTGATCATGGGCCGTGACGAGCCGGTCGGGGGGTACGCCCCCGGCGAGCCGGCGCCCGGCCAGGACAAGGTGTTCGCCGCGTACCAGGCGCCCGAGTCGGCGAAGGGCTACGGCCTGGAGCTGGTGCTCCCGGCCTCGGCCGCGAAGGGCGCCGCCATCGAAACCGCACCCTTCGGCTCGTACTTCACCCTCGACGGGGGCGCGAGCTCCGAGCAGCGGCAGCGGCTGGACGGGTCCCTGGACAAGATGGGCCTGGACGCGTCCGTACGGATCGAGAAGGGCTACGAGGGCAACGACAGCCTCGCCATGCTCGCCCTGACCGTCTTCGCGGGCCTGGTCACCATCGGCGCGGCCGGCATCGCCACCGGACTGGCCCAGGCGGACGCCGAGGGCGATCTGAAGACCCTGGCGGCGGTCGGCGCACCGCCGCGGGTGCGGCGCACGCTCAGCGGCTTCCAGTGCGGGGTGGTCGCCCTGATGGGCGTCGTCCTCGGCTCGGCGGCCGGCATCCTGCCCGCGGTCGGACTGCGGCTCACCGAGCGGCGGGCCGCGGCCGACATGATCCGCACGGGCATCGAGAACGGCTACACGGCGGCCTCCGAGACCGTCCCCTACATGCCGATCGCGGTGCCGTGGGCCACGCTGGCCGGTCTGCTGGTCGCGGTCCCGCTGGGCGCGGCCCTGCTGGCCGCCCTGGTCACCCGTTCGAGCGGGGCGCTGGCCCGGCGCGAGGTCTGA
- a CDS encoding Stk1 family PASTA domain-containing Ser/Thr kinase: MSQDGTQGQYAGGSLAGGRYQLRDLLGEGGMASVYLAYDSALDRQVAIKTLHSELGREQSFRERFRREAQAVAKLSHTNIVSVFDTGEGVVTFPGTGRDDGAVMPYIVMEYVEGQPLGSVLDGDVRQYGAMPADKALKVTADVLAALESSHEMGLVHRDIKPGNVMMTRRGVVKVMDFGIARAMQSGVTSMTQTGMVVGTPQYLSPEQALGRAVDARSDLYSVGIMLFELLTGRVPFVADSALGMAYAHVQEDPVAPSSINRSVTPAMDALVARALKKNPNERFPTAAAMLDEVARVAGAGHTGAPVIVPGSHPTNSGAGLGSAVFPPVDSSLQAPPPSVQQPYQAPQTPVPYAYAPTPPPVQTPAPGSYGYPQHQAQAPAPQPYGAPATPPPYSVSPQGGQGQGGGSAPAKKNTPVVVGAVVVALLAVGGLLYALDLGGAKDKANTGPNPSNSASGSAPAGHKGPDLSRTIAESKCKEPSKYTSKADKVTAPDFRYLNQVSVKACIRAGGWKYEEKPRDEAVYGEGMIIEQQPAGGTAIDPKDTTFTLWISTGDPE; the protein is encoded by the coding sequence ATGAGCCAGGACGGCACTCAGGGCCAGTACGCGGGCGGCTCTCTGGCCGGTGGCCGTTACCAGCTAAGGGATCTGCTCGGTGAGGGCGGAATGGCTTCCGTCTACCTCGCCTACGATTCCGCGCTCGACCGGCAGGTCGCGATCAAGACGCTGCACAGCGAGCTCGGGCGCGAGCAGTCCTTCCGCGAGCGCTTCCGCCGCGAGGCGCAGGCTGTAGCGAAACTGTCGCACACGAACATCGTCTCGGTCTTCGACACCGGCGAGGGCGTGGTCACCTTCCCCGGCACCGGCCGGGACGACGGCGCGGTCATGCCGTACATCGTCATGGAGTACGTCGAGGGGCAGCCGCTCGGCTCCGTCCTGGACGGGGACGTGCGCCAGTACGGGGCCATGCCGGCCGACAAGGCGCTGAAGGTGACGGCCGATGTGCTGGCCGCCCTGGAGAGCAGCCACGAGATGGGGCTGGTCCACCGCGACATCAAGCCGGGCAACGTCATGATGACGCGGCGCGGCGTGGTCAAGGTGATGGACTTCGGCATCGCGCGGGCCATGCAGTCGGGGGTCACCTCGATGACGCAGACCGGCATGGTCGTCGGCACGCCCCAGTACCTCTCCCCCGAGCAGGCGCTCGGCCGGGCCGTGGACGCCCGCTCCGACCTCTACTCGGTCGGCATCATGCTCTTCGAGCTGCTGACCGGGCGGGTGCCCTTCGTCGCGGACTCGGCGCTGGGCATGGCGTACGCGCACGTGCAGGAGGACCCGGTCGCGCCGTCCTCCATCAACCGCTCGGTGACCCCGGCGATGGACGCGCTGGTGGCGCGGGCCCTGAAGAAGAACCCGAACGAGCGTTTCCCCACGGCGGCCGCCATGCTCGACGAGGTCGCGCGGGTGGCGGGCGCCGGTCACACCGGGGCTCCGGTCATCGTCCCCGGCTCGCACCCGACCAACAGCGGCGCCGGGCTCGGCTCGGCCGTGTTCCCGCCGGTGGACTCCTCCCTCCAGGCGCCGCCGCCGTCGGTGCAGCAGCCGTACCAGGCTCCGCAGACCCCGGTGCCGTACGCGTACGCGCCGACCCCGCCGCCGGTGCAGACGCCCGCGCCGGGCTCGTACGGGTACCCGCAGCACCAGGCGCAGGCGCCGGCCCCGCAGCCGTACGGCGCGCCCGCGACCCCGCCGCCGTACTCGGTGTCGCCGCAGGGCGGTCAGGGGCAGGGCGGCGGCTCCGCCCCGGCGAAGAAGAACACCCCGGTCGTGGTGGGCGCCGTCGTGGTGGCGCTGCTGGCCGTCGGCGGGCTGCTCTACGCGCTGGACCTGGGCGGCGCCAAGGACAAGGCCAACACCGGCCCGAACCCCTCGAACTCCGCGTCCGGTTCGGCGCCGGCCGGGCACAAGGGTCCGGACCTCTCGCGCACGATCGCCGAGTCGAAGTGCAAGGAGCCCTCGAAGTACACCAGCAAGGCGGACAAGGTGACCGCGCCGGACTTCCGGTACCTGAACCAGGTCTCGGTGAAGGCGTGCATCCGGGCCGGCGGCTGGAAGTACGAGGAGAAGCCCCGGGACGAGGCGGTCTACGGCGAGGGGATGATCATCGAGCAGCAGCCCGCCGGCGGCACCGCGATCGACCCGAAGGACACCACCTTCACCCTGTGGATCTCGACGGGCGACCCGGAGTGA
- a CDS encoding potassium channel family protein codes for MFHVKLHGSDAMARGADEKLVSRRIKLPRRIVEKPMRQVSRRLLMALFVMCLTVLIVWIDRDGYHDNANGKVDFLDCVYYATVTLSTTGYGDVVPYSDSARLVNVLLITPLRVLFLIILVGTTLEVLTERTREEWRLNRWRKNLRDHTVVVGFGTKGRSALQTLLATGLQKEQVVIVDPSAKVIDMANSEGFTGVVGDATRSDVLLRAELQKARQIVIATQRDDTAVLVTLTARQLNRGAKIVAAVREEENAPLLRQSGADAVITSASAAGRLLGLSVLSPSAGTVMEDLIQQGSGLDLIERPVTKSEVGKSVRDTHDLVVSVLRGHRLLPYDDPHASPLQLTDRLISIVRAAPPSSPPVVLGSAE; via the coding sequence ATGTTTCACGTGAAACTGCACGGCTCCGACGCGATGGCACGCGGCGCCGACGAGAAACTCGTCTCGCGCCGCATCAAACTGCCCCGGCGCATCGTCGAGAAACCGATGCGGCAGGTCAGCCGACGGCTGTTGATGGCGCTGTTCGTGATGTGCCTGACGGTCCTGATCGTGTGGATCGACCGCGACGGCTACCACGACAACGCCAACGGCAAGGTCGACTTCCTCGACTGCGTCTACTACGCGACCGTCACCCTGTCGACCACCGGCTACGGCGACGTCGTCCCGTACAGCGACAGCGCGCGGCTGGTCAACGTCCTGCTCATCACGCCGCTCCGCGTCCTGTTCCTGATCATCCTGGTCGGAACCACGCTGGAAGTGCTGACCGAGCGGACCAGAGAAGAGTGGCGGCTCAACCGCTGGAGGAAGAACTTGCGTGACCACACGGTCGTCGTCGGCTTCGGCACGAAGGGCCGCTCGGCCCTTCAGACGCTGCTGGCCACCGGCCTCCAGAAGGAGCAGGTCGTCATCGTCGACCCCAGCGCCAAGGTGATCGACATGGCCAACTCGGAGGGGTTCACCGGGGTCGTCGGCGATGCCACGCGCTCCGACGTACTGCTGCGCGCCGAACTGCAGAAGGCCCGTCAGATCGTCATCGCCACCCAGCGGGACGACACGGCGGTGCTGGTCACCCTGACGGCCCGCCAGCTCAACCGCGGCGCGAAGATCGTGGCGGCGGTCCGGGAAGAGGAGAACGCGCCGCTGCTGCGCCAGTCGGGCGCGGACGCGGTCATCACCAGTGCGAGCGCGGCGGGCCGGCTGCTCGGGCTGTCGGTGCTCAGCCCGAGCGCGGGCACGGTGATGGAGGACCTCATCCAGCAGGGCAGCGGCCTCGACCTGATCGAGCGTCCGGTCACCAAGTCCGAGGTGGGCAAGTCGGTCCGCGACACCCACGACCTGGTCGTCAGCGTCCTGCGCGGCCACCGGCTGCTCCCGTACGACGATCCGCACGCGAGCCCGCTCCAGCTGACGGACCGTCTCATCAGCATCGTCCGCGCGGCCCCGCCGTCCTCCCCGCCGGTGGTCCTGGGCTCGGCCGAGTAG
- a CDS encoding molybdopterin molybdotransferase MoeA has product MTAASDADRALDQALALVSRNPDGGGHRAAPWLRARQTAVRAGTVLPVRSHRIPLAEALGQVLTEPLTALGDLPSFDTSAMDGWAVAGPGPWSVRPGGSALAGSERPAPLADGEAVRIATGARVPADTSAVIRSEHSHEAGTQLYADRPVATGQDIRPRGQECRSGDLLLPSGSLVTPAVLGLAAAAGYDELTTRPRPRVEILVLGDELLTEGRPHDGLIRDALSPMLAPWLTRLGAEVVSVRRLGDDPAGAEELLRAVTSSTADLIVTTGGTASGPVDHVHPVLAEAGAELLVDGVAVRPGHPMLLARLGGRADTRHLVGLPGNPLAAVSGLLTLAEPLLRALAGRGARPRYAVPVQGGVPGHPRDTRLVPVRLTDEHAVPLRYNGPAMLRGVAAADGLAVVPPHGARSGQDLEILDLPWASGGCFT; this is encoded by the coding sequence ATGACCGCCGCCTCCGACGCCGACCGCGCCCTGGACCAGGCACTCGCCCTGGTCAGCCGCAACCCGGACGGCGGCGGCCACCGCGCCGCCCCCTGGCTCCGGGCCCGCCAGACCGCCGTTCGCGCCGGGACGGTGCTCCCCGTCCGCAGCCACCGCATCCCCCTGGCCGAGGCGCTCGGCCAGGTGCTGACCGAGCCCCTGACCGCCCTCGGCGACCTGCCCTCCTTCGACACCTCCGCCATGGACGGCTGGGCCGTCGCCGGACCCGGACCCTGGAGCGTCCGCCCCGGCGGCAGCGCGCTGGCCGGCAGCGAACGCCCCGCGCCCCTGGCCGACGGCGAGGCCGTACGGATCGCCACCGGCGCCCGGGTCCCCGCCGACACCAGCGCCGTGATCCGCAGCGAGCACTCGCACGAGGCCGGCACCCAGCTGTACGCCGACCGGCCCGTCGCCACCGGCCAGGACATCCGCCCGCGCGGCCAGGAGTGCCGCTCGGGCGACCTCCTGCTGCCCTCCGGATCCCTGGTCACCCCGGCCGTCCTCGGCCTCGCCGCGGCCGCCGGGTACGACGAGCTCACCACCCGGCCCCGGCCCCGCGTCGAGATCCTGGTGCTCGGCGACGAGCTGCTCACCGAAGGCCGCCCGCACGACGGCCTGATCCGCGACGCGCTGAGCCCCATGCTGGCCCCCTGGCTGACCCGGCTCGGCGCGGAGGTGGTCTCCGTGCGGCGGCTCGGCGACGATCCGGCGGGCGCCGAGGAACTGCTGCGGGCCGTCACCTCCTCCACCGCCGACCTGATCGTCACCACCGGCGGCACCGCCTCCGGCCCCGTGGACCACGTGCACCCCGTGCTCGCCGAGGCCGGGGCCGAGCTGCTCGTCGACGGGGTGGCCGTGCGCCCCGGGCACCCGATGCTGCTGGCCCGGCTCGGCGGCCGCGCCGACACCCGCCACCTCGTGGGCCTGCCCGGGAACCCGCTCGCCGCCGTCTCCGGGCTGCTGACCCTCGCCGAGCCGCTGCTGCGCGCCCTCGCCGGCCGCGGCGCCCGCCCCCGGTACGCGGTGCCCGTGCAGGGCGGCGTACCGGGACACCCGCGCGACACCCGGCTCGTACCGGTCCGGCTGACCGACGAGCACGCCGTGCCGCTGCGCTACAACGGCCCCGCGATGCTGCGCGGGGTGGCCGCCGCCGACGGGCTGGCCGTCGTACCGCCCCACGGGGCGCGCTCCGGGCAGGACCTGGAGATCCTCGACCTGCCGTGGGCTTCAGGGGGATGTTTCACGTGA
- a CDS encoding ABC transporter ATP-binding protein, translated as MPDQPVLQLDKLVRTHGSGATEVHALRGIDLSVYPGELVAVMGPSGSGKSTLLTLAGGLDKPSSGKVIVEGTDITTASRKQLAALRRRSIGYVFQDYNLIPALTAAENVALPLELDGVSARKARGSALAALEEMNLGQLADRFPDEMSGGQQQRVAIARALVGDRRLVLADEPTGALDSETGESVLALLRSRCEAGAAGILVTHEPRFAAWADRVVFLRDGSVVDETLRSHADSLLTGQAAAQ; from the coding sequence ATGCCCGACCAGCCCGTATTGCAGCTGGACAAGCTCGTCCGCACCCACGGCAGCGGCGCCACCGAGGTGCACGCCCTGCGCGGGATCGACCTCAGCGTGTACCCCGGCGAACTCGTCGCCGTCATGGGCCCCTCCGGGTCCGGCAAGTCCACGCTGCTGACCCTCGCCGGCGGACTCGACAAGCCCAGCAGCGGCAAGGTGATAGTCGAAGGCACCGACATCACCACCGCCAGCCGCAAGCAGCTCGCCGCCCTGCGCCGCCGCAGCATCGGCTACGTCTTCCAGGACTACAACCTGATCCCGGCCCTCACCGCGGCCGAGAACGTCGCCCTGCCGCTCGAACTCGACGGCGTCTCCGCCCGCAAGGCCCGCGGCAGCGCACTGGCGGCCCTGGAGGAGATGAACCTCGGGCAGCTCGCCGACCGCTTCCCCGACGAGATGTCCGGCGGCCAGCAGCAGCGCGTCGCCATCGCCCGCGCCCTGGTCGGCGACCGCCGCCTCGTCCTCGCCGACGAGCCGACCGGCGCCCTCGACTCCGAGACCGGGGAATCCGTACTCGCCCTGCTGCGCTCGCGCTGCGAGGCCGGCGCGGCCGGCATCCTCGTCACGCACGAGCCGCGCTTCGCGGCCTGGGCCGACCGCGTGGTGTTCCTGCGCGACGGCAGCGTCGTCGACGAGACCCTGCGCAGCCACGCCGACTCCCTGCTCACCGGGCAGGCGGCCGCTCAGTGA